The proteins below are encoded in one region of Flavobacterium sp. IMCC34852:
- a CDS encoding multicopper oxidase domain-containing protein, which yields MKTKLSIIVFLFFINHFVTAQGNAQQTFYTCVMHPEIHSPKPGKCPKCGMALVKEKPKTVAPVKKPAPEKTKAPAAEKAVPAKGHDINNMEKDKPQQTFYTCVMHPEIHSPKPGKCPKCGMALVKEKPKAAAPVKKEEPQKAKSVDDKTDAHKGHDMKNMEKEAVKPPAKKRVIKDEPPKVVRYDLYIRDTVVNFSGKLRRAIAVNGQIPMPTLTFTEGDTAEIYVHNELDEETSLHWHGLFLPNKEDGVPNLTQMPIKPHSTYKYSFPIRQHGTHWYHSHSGLQEQIGMYGSFVMNKRNSDPNFREGIDDLPTIPIVLSEWTDIKPENVHRMLHNASDWFAIKKGTTQSYAEAIKQGYFKTKIVNEWKRMNAMDVSDVYYEKFLINGKNESQLSQFKAGDKVRLRVSNGGASSNFWLTYAGGKITVVASDGNDVEPVEVDRLLIAVSETYDVILTIPAENTSYEFLATPEDRTKSASIYIGNGIKQLISPLPKLKYFEGMQMMNDMMKMNGDLDDMGMQMSLNQMDMNAVMYPEITGPQKKDSEEMPVDVKKEKINEETPSKDKPSENHDMHNMENKYNPNELADIVTLNYAMLKSPTSTALSKDAPIRELKFELTGNMNRYVWSLDNKVVSESDKILIKKGEILRIVLHNNSMMRHPMHLHGHDFRVINGNGDYAPMKNIMDIMPMETNTIEFAASEDGGDWFFHCHILYHMMSGMGRVFSYENSPPNPEIPNPKLAQRKLFADDRKFHFMAENDFATNGNDGMAMFSNTRWSIGTEWRLGYNDHHGYETETHIGRYIGKMQWLMPFIGFDWRYRKMDEGDMERNIFGQSNTKDKRAVLSAGIEYTLPMLIKAQAEVFTDGNFRFQLERTDIPVSKRIRMDLMWNTDKEYMAGLRYIFTRNLSARTHYDSDMGFGVGLNLNY from the coding sequence ATGAAAACCAAACTATCAATTATCGTTTTTCTGTTTTTTATAAATCATTTTGTTACGGCTCAGGGTAATGCACAACAAACTTTTTATACTTGTGTAATGCACCCCGAAATCCATTCACCCAAACCTGGGAAATGCCCAAAATGTGGAATGGCATTGGTAAAGGAAAAACCAAAAACCGTTGCACCCGTTAAAAAGCCGGCTCCTGAAAAAACCAAAGCTCCTGCCGCAGAAAAAGCAGTACCGGCCAAAGGACACGATATTAACAATATGGAAAAGGATAAACCACAACAAACTTTTTATACTTGTGTAATGCATCCCGAAATCCATTCTCCTAAGCCTGGCAAATGCCCAAAATGCGGAATGGCATTGGTAAAAGAAAAACCAAAAGCCGCTGCACCTGTTAAAAAAGAAGAACCCCAAAAGGCAAAGTCTGTTGACGATAAAACAGATGCACATAAAGGCCACGACATGAAAAACATGGAAAAGGAGGCTGTTAAGCCTCCTGCCAAAAAAAGAGTGATAAAAGATGAGCCACCAAAAGTGGTAAGGTATGATTTGTATATTCGCGATACAGTCGTCAATTTTTCAGGAAAATTACGAAGAGCAATAGCGGTAAACGGGCAAATACCAATGCCTACCTTAACCTTTACCGAAGGGGACACTGCAGAGATTTATGTCCATAACGAACTCGATGAAGAAACCTCGTTACACTGGCATGGTTTGTTTTTACCTAATAAGGAAGACGGTGTACCTAACCTTACCCAAATGCCAATAAAACCCCATAGTACTTACAAGTATTCTTTTCCAATCCGTCAGCACGGCACCCACTGGTATCATAGCCATTCCGGATTACAGGAACAAATAGGCATGTATGGTTCGTTTGTAATGAATAAAAGAAACTCCGATCCCAATTTTCGAGAGGGAATAGACGACCTCCCGACAATTCCGATTGTATTAAGCGAATGGACCGATATCAAACCTGAAAATGTTCACAGGATGCTCCACAATGCCTCAGATTGGTTTGCAATAAAAAAAGGCACGACCCAAAGCTATGCCGAAGCCATAAAACAAGGTTATTTCAAGACCAAAATTGTTAATGAATGGAAACGAATGAACGCCATGGACGTAAGCGATGTGTATTATGAGAAGTTTTTAATCAATGGTAAAAATGAAAGTCAGCTTTCACAGTTTAAAGCAGGCGATAAAGTAAGATTACGTGTTTCAAACGGCGGAGCTTCCAGTAATTTTTGGCTTACCTATGCCGGAGGCAAAATTACTGTTGTCGCAAGTGATGGTAATGATGTTGAACCTGTTGAAGTAGACCGTTTGCTAATTGCAGTTTCTGAAACCTATGATGTTATCCTAACCATTCCCGCAGAGAATACATCCTATGAATTTTTAGCCACACCCGAAGACAGGACAAAGTCTGCGTCAATATACATTGGCAATGGTATCAAGCAACTTATTTCGCCTTTACCCAAATTGAAATATTTTGAAGGAATGCAAATGATGAACGATATGATGAAAATGAATGGAGACCTTGACGATATGGGAATGCAGATGTCATTGAACCAAATGGACATGAATGCCGTAATGTATCCCGAGATTACAGGCCCTCAAAAAAAAGATTCCGAAGAAATGCCAGTAGATGTGAAAAAGGAGAAAATTAATGAAGAAACTCCCAGCAAAGATAAGCCCTCCGAGAACCACGACATGCACAATATGGAAAACAAGTACAACCCCAATGAGCTTGCCGATATCGTAACATTAAATTATGCAATGCTAAAATCTCCAACAAGTACTGCACTCTCAAAAGATGCTCCAATTAGGGAACTCAAATTTGAACTTACAGGCAATATGAACCGCTATGTGTGGAGCCTGGATAACAAAGTAGTTTCAGAATCCGATAAAATCCTGATTAAAAAAGGCGAGATTTTGCGCATTGTTCTACATAACAATTCCATGATGCGCCACCCAATGCACCTGCATGGCCACGATTTTAGGGTTATTAACGGCAATGGTGATTATGCACCTATGAAGAACATAATGGATATTATGCCAATGGAAACCAATACAATTGAATTTGCCGCAAGTGAAGATGGAGGGGATTGGTTTTTTCATTGCCATATTTTGTATCACATGATGAGCGGAATGGGCAGGGTTTTTAGCTATGAAAATTCACCTCCAAACCCCGAAATCCCAAACCCAAAATTGGCACAACGAAAATTATTTGCCGATGACCGAAAATTTCATTTCATGGCCGAAAACGATTTTGCCACTAACGGCAATGACGGTATGGCAATGTTTAGTAATACGCGTTGGAGTATCGGAACAGAATGGCGATTGGGTTACAATGACCATCATGGTTACGAAACAGAAACACATATTGGTAGGTATATTGGCAAAATGCAATGGTTGATGCCATTCATTGGTTTCGATTGGCGCTACCGCAAAATGGATGAAGGTGATATGGAAAGAAACATATTCGGACAATCCAATACCAAAGACAAACGTGCTGTTTTAAGCGCGGGTATTGAATATACTTTACCAATGCTAATTAAAGCACAGGCCGAGGTATTTACTGATGGTAATTTTAGGTTTCAATTAGAACGAACGGATATCCCAGTCTCCAAAAGAATAAGAATGGATTTGATGTGGAATACTGATAAAGAATACATGGCAGGATTGCGATACATCTTCACAAGGAATTTAAGTGCCAGAACCCATTACGACAGCGATATGGGGTTTGGTGTCGGTTTGAATTTGAATTATTGA
- a CDS encoding HD domain-containing protein produces the protein MLTDTFLQLVNKYSNNNELATNLWLEIFTKYSDPKRQYHTIDHLEAIIVDLTEIKDKIEDWDTTLLAVFYHDIIYKASSSTNEGDSAKLAMQKLSEIGYPAEKIAKCANMILATKLHEISQDNDTNYFIDADLAILGRGQYEYQKYTEQIREEYSIYPDFMYNNGRKKALQHFLQMDAIYKTDYFFEKYEKQARLNISNELETL, from the coding sequence ATGCTAACAGATACATTTTTACAACTCGTAAACAAATATTCCAATAATAACGAATTGGCCACTAATCTGTGGTTGGAAATATTCACAAAATATTCTGACCCGAAGAGGCAATACCATACTATTGATCATTTAGAAGCAATAATTGTTGATTTGACCGAAATAAAAGACAAGATTGAAGATTGGGATACTACGCTGTTAGCGGTTTTTTACCATGATATAATCTACAAAGCATCGAGTAGTACCAATGAAGGCGACAGCGCAAAACTGGCAATGCAAAAGCTTTCTGAAATTGGTTACCCAGCTGAAAAAATTGCAAAATGCGCCAACATGATATTGGCAACCAAACTACACGAAATATCTCAAGACAATGATACAAATTACTTTATAGACGCTGATTTAGCTATATTAGGCAGAGGTCAATATGAATATCAAAAATATACCGAGCAGATCCGGGAAGAATATTCAATCTATCCCGATTTTATGTATAACAACGGAAGAAAAAAAGCCCTTCAACATTTCCTTCAAATGGACGCCATATACAAAACAGATTATTTTTTCGAAAAATACGAAAAACAGGCAAGATTAAATATCAGTAATGAACTCGAAACATTATAG
- a CDS encoding DUF6943 family protein gives MTNYIIKSHRMGTSYSRPHIFILNKGMNSGKPNKEPYANSFVIIFQQDEDCENYYFVAFSLWQTKFWHQFLIGSVIPFLRLKDFKKEFNERAKTMMEEHEQHLKHIAALKLLEQKEKQFHENINLINEMRRVILYRYCK, from the coding sequence ATGACGAATTACATCATTAAATCACACAGAATGGGTACTTCTTACTCAAGACCTCACATTTTCATCCTGAACAAAGGGATGAACAGCGGAAAGCCCAATAAAGAGCCTTACGCGAACAGTTTCGTTATCATATTCCAACAAGACGAGGATTGCGAAAACTACTATTTTGTTGCTTTTAGCTTGTGGCAAACAAAATTTTGGCACCAATTTTTAATCGGTTCTGTCATTCCTTTTTTGCGCTTAAAGGATTTTAAAAAAGAATTCAATGAAAGAGCCAAAACTATGATGGAGGAACACGAGCAGCACCTGAAACACATTGCAGCTTTGAAACTGTTGGAACAAAAAGAAAAGCAGTTCCACGAAAATATAAACCTTATAAATGAAATGAGGAGAGTAATTCTATACCGCTATTGCAAATAA
- a CDS encoding DUF5675 family protein, with protein MVLELTRTYFPEGTNGILKCEGKVVCKTIELPWKNNVRRVSCIPEGKYFIKKRYSTKFGWHMEIIGVENRTLILLHPANNALKELNGCIAPVTKLSGPGLGLLSRKAFNRLKDIIYKSLDQNESVELIVKS; from the coding sequence ATGGTTCTTGAATTGACCAGAACTTATTTCCCCGAAGGAACTAATGGAATACTCAAATGTGAGGGCAAAGTAGTTTGTAAAACAATTGAATTGCCTTGGAAAAACAATGTGAGGAGAGTTTCCTGTATTCCGGAGGGGAAATATTTTATTAAAAAGCGGTACAGCACTAAATTTGGTTGGCATATGGAAATTATTGGAGTTGAAAACAGAACTTTGATTTTGCTTCACCCTGCCAATAATGCCTTAAAAGAATTGAATGGCTGTATTGCTCCTGTAACGAAACTTTCAGGTCCAGGATTAGGATTATTGTCCCGTAAAGCATTTAATCGCTTAAAAGACATAATTTACAAGTCACTAGACCAAAATGAAAGTGTCGAATTGATTGTTAAATCTTAA
- a CDS encoding site-specific integrase, producing MKTKVSTLFYAKKAKAAANGLIPIYMRITINGKRIELSTNRFIEISKWSTEAGKMKGTSEEARSINNHLDLLKNQIRDAEMELIYKKITITTEIFKSKLLGVDERARMLVPIFQDHNNKIKELVGKEYAPGTLERYTTSLKHTIEFMQWKYNISDIDITKIDHAFITDYEFWLRSVRNCANNTAVKYLKNFNKIIKLCLANDWIDKNPFANYKSKVKDVERVYLTEAEIQSIIEKDFKTERLSLVRDIFLFSCFTGLAYIDVKNLTKSHISFGIDGEKWIFTHRQKTESASKIPILPVTQMIIDKYKNHPQCNNEDKLLPILSNQKMNAYLKEIAGVCEIEKELTFHIARHTFATTVTLTNGVPIESVSKMLGHKNLRTTQHYAKVLDRKVSDDMKILKDKFSILDNNILKKSSVTS from the coding sequence ATGAAAACAAAAGTATCAACTCTCTTTTATGCAAAGAAAGCAAAAGCAGCTGCAAACGGTTTAATTCCTATTTACATGAGAATTACTATCAACGGTAAGCGTATCGAGTTAAGTACAAACCGATTTATAGAAATTTCAAAATGGTCAACAGAAGCAGGTAAAATGAAAGGGACTTCAGAAGAAGCTCGTTCAATAAATAATCATCTTGATTTACTTAAAAATCAAATCAGAGATGCTGAAATGGAGTTAATCTATAAAAAGATAACAATAACAACCGAAATATTTAAAAGCAAACTATTAGGAGTTGATGAAAGAGCAAGAATGCTAGTTCCAATATTCCAAGACCACAACAACAAAATAAAAGAGCTTGTTGGAAAAGAATACGCTCCGGGAACATTAGAACGCTACACTACTTCACTCAAGCATACTATTGAATTCATGCAATGGAAATACAATATTTCCGATATAGATATCACAAAGATTGATCATGCCTTTATAACCGATTACGAGTTTTGGTTAAGAAGTGTCAGAAACTGTGCTAATAACACAGCAGTTAAATACCTTAAAAACTTCAATAAAATAATCAAGCTTTGTTTAGCCAATGATTGGATTGATAAAAACCCATTTGCAAACTATAAATCAAAAGTCAAAGATGTTGAAAGAGTTTATCTTACTGAAGCAGAAATCCAATCAATAATTGAAAAAGATTTCAAAACAGAAAGACTATCACTAGTTCGTGATATCTTTCTTTTTAGCTGCTTTACAGGTTTGGCATACATTGATGTCAAAAACCTAACAAAGTCGCATATAAGCTTCGGTATTGATGGCGAAAAATGGATATTCACTCACAGACAGAAAACAGAAAGTGCATCCAAAATTCCAATCCTTCCAGTTACTCAAATGATAATCGACAAGTACAAAAATCATCCGCAATGTAATAACGAAGATAAACTACTGCCTATTTTATCCAACCAAAAAATGAACGCTTATCTAAAAGAAATAGCCGGAGTTTGTGAAATTGAAAAAGAATTAACTTTTCATATTGCTCGACATACTTTTGCTACTACTGTGACACTTACCAATGGCGTTCCAATTGAAAGTGTGAGCAAAATGCTTGGGCATAAAAATTTAAGAACTACACAACATTATGCTAAAGTTTTAGATAGAAAAGTTAGTGATGATATGAAGATTTTAAAAGATAAATTTTCAATTTTAGACAATAATATATTGAAAAAATCTTCAGTCACAAGCTAA
- a CDS encoding TetR/AcrR family transcriptional regulator: MDKIKTENTETEILIAAKEIFQQKGMAGARMQEIADKAKINKALLHYYYRSKQLLFEAVFKSAFSLLAPQLNKVLNDDSDLFEKIRKFTENYVSFVIKHPYLPNFVIQELNKNPEFVQKLRSEKNFPSIEKFKLQVSDAINQGIIKPIEAEQLFINIISLNIFPFIGEPLLMALVNMDKESYNKILENRKTEVAEFIINSIKI; encoded by the coding sequence ATGGATAAAATTAAAACTGAAAATACTGAAACTGAAATATTAATAGCTGCAAAAGAAATCTTTCAGCAAAAAGGAATGGCAGGTGCAAGAATGCAAGAAATAGCAGATAAAGCAAAAATTAATAAAGCATTATTACATTATTATTATAGAAGCAAACAATTATTATTTGAAGCTGTTTTCAAAAGTGCTTTTTCGCTTTTAGCACCACAATTAAATAAAGTGCTAAATGATGATAGTGACTTATTTGAAAAAATACGAAAGTTCACTGAAAATTATGTTTCGTTTGTAATCAAACATCCCTATTTACCAAATTTTGTAATACAAGAATTAAATAAAAACCCAGAATTTGTTCAAAAGCTTCGCTCTGAAAAAAATTTTCCTTCCATTGAAAAATTTAAACTTCAAGTAAGTGATGCTATAAATCAAGGAATTATCAAACCAATCGAAGCCGAACAGCTATTTATCAATATTATCTCTTTAAATATTTTTCCTTTTATCGGAGAACCGCTATTAATGGCACTTGTTAATATGGATAAAGAAAGCTATAATAAAATACTAGAAAATAGAAAAACGGAAGTGGCTGAGTTTATCATTAATTCAATAAAAATATAA
- a CDS encoding TolC family protein: MKTKLIILIVLSISIYANAQQTLTLEDCYSLATKNYPLSKQTGLIQQKSSYEIEALSKGKLPKIDVNAQATYQSEVIGLPTSLPGVQSLNKDQYRATLDVNQLVYNGGIIDANTKLKEAQTKTQQQLIEVSLYQIKTRINQYFFSVLLLQEKKALLSSKKELLTSKVKEVKSGVKFGAILPSSEQVLEAEIIKINQQLTEIKFENIKLLNNLSELTFSDIDTETTLIQPVSYPNSTNTTRPEIAFYDLQNQQLEFSKSVLSKSNLPKINAFGQAGYGNPGLNMLDNSFQPFYVVGLKANWNIFDWGKTKIDKKALDISKEIVTSEKETFELNNKIQLEEQDFEIKKLEQLLLSDTEIIQIREKVIKSSDAQLKNGVITSSEYLIELTNLFEAKNILKTHEVQLAAAKSNYEIIKGK; the protein is encoded by the coding sequence ATGAAAACTAAGTTAATCATACTGATAGTATTGTCTATATCAATATATGCTAATGCACAACAGACTTTAACCTTGGAAGATTGTTACTCATTAGCTACAAAAAATTATCCTTTATCAAAACAAACAGGATTAATACAACAAAAATCAAGTTATGAAATTGAAGCATTAAGCAAAGGAAAATTACCAAAAATCGATGTAAATGCACAAGCAACTTATCAATCTGAAGTAATAGGATTACCTACTTCACTACCAGGAGTTCAATCTTTAAATAAAGATCAATATAGAGCAACTTTAGATGTAAATCAATTAGTATACAATGGTGGAATAATTGATGCAAATACTAAATTAAAAGAAGCACAAACCAAAACACAACAGCAACTAATTGAAGTTAGCTTATATCAAATAAAAACTCGAATTAATCAATATTTCTTTTCTGTTTTGTTACTTCAAGAAAAAAAGGCACTACTATCTTCAAAAAAAGAGTTATTAACTTCCAAAGTTAAGGAAGTGAAATCAGGAGTCAAATTTGGAGCAATTCTTCCATCATCAGAACAGGTTTTAGAAGCAGAAATTATTAAAATAAACCAGCAGTTAACCGAAATTAAATTTGAAAACATCAAATTATTAAATAACCTTTCAGAATTAACTTTTTCAGATATTGATACCGAAACAACTTTAATACAACCAGTATCATATCCAAATAGCACTAATACAACAAGACCTGAAATTGCTTTTTATGATTTACAAAATCAGCAATTAGAGTTCTCGAAAAGTGTACTATCTAAATCAAATCTTCCAAAAATAAATGCTTTTGGTCAAGCGGGTTATGGTAATCCTGGATTAAACATGTTAGACAATTCTTTTCAACCATTTTATGTTGTTGGCCTAAAAGCGAATTGGAATATTTTTGATTGGGGCAAAACCAAAATAGATAAAAAAGCATTGGATATATCTAAAGAAATAGTAACATCTGAGAAAGAAACATTTGAATTAAATAACAAAATACAATTAGAAGAGCAAGATTTTGAAATTAAAAAATTAGAACAACTGCTGCTTTCTGATACCGAAATAATTCAAATACGTGAAAAAGTTATTAAATCCTCAGATGCTCAATTAAAAAATGGTGTGATAACATCGTCTGAATATCTTATAGAATTAACCAATTTATTTGAAGCAAAAAATATTTTGAAAACGCATGAAGTTCAATTAGCAGCTGCTAAATCAAATTACGAAATAATTAAAGGAAAATAA
- a CDS encoding HlyD family secretion protein, with the protein MKKISIIILATIGLISCNKNNDKADGYGNFEATEITISSEANGKIEFLKVEEGDELKSQLQVGLVDTLQLHFAKQQLIASKSTISSKSANVISQKSVLNEQLKTAKLEKNRIRNMYSENAATKRQVDEIEGKVKVIEEQIKSVGTQNAPILNDLKSIDVQIARINDQIAKSKIINPINGTVLTKYAEPGEITAFGKPLYKIADISEMTLRIYVSETQLSKIKVGQNVSVKIDAEKDMKSYQGNISWIASSAEFTPKIIQTKEERVNLVYAVKVKVKNDGRLKIGMPAEMWIKY; encoded by the coding sequence ATGAAAAAAATAAGCATAATAATTTTAGCAACGATAGGGCTAATTTCTTGTAACAAAAATAACGACAAAGCTGACGGTTATGGGAATTTTGAAGCAACTGAAATAACTATTTCTTCAGAAGCTAACGGTAAAATAGAGTTTTTAAAAGTCGAAGAAGGAGATGAATTAAAATCTCAATTACAAGTAGGATTAGTTGATACATTACAATTACATTTTGCGAAACAACAATTAATTGCCTCTAAAAGCACCATATCGTCAAAATCCGCAAATGTAATATCGCAAAAAAGCGTCTTAAATGAACAATTAAAAACAGCTAAATTAGAGAAAAACCGAATCCGTAATATGTATTCTGAAAATGCTGCAACTAAACGACAAGTAGATGAAATTGAAGGAAAGGTAAAAGTTATCGAAGAGCAAATTAAAAGTGTCGGAACTCAAAACGCACCTATTTTAAATGACTTAAAATCGATAGATGTACAAATTGCTAGAATCAATGATCAAATAGCAAAAAGTAAAATTATTAATCCTATTAATGGAACTGTTTTAACTAAGTATGCTGAACCAGGCGAAATAACAGCATTTGGAAAACCACTATACAAGATAGCTGATATTTCTGAAATGACTTTGCGAATCTATGTAAGCGAAACACAGTTGTCAAAAATAAAAGTTGGACAAAATGTATCGGTAAAAATTGATGCTGAAAAAGATATGAAATCATATCAAGGAAATATTTCATGGATTGCATCTTCGGCAGAGTTTACTCCTAAAATTATTCAAACAAAAGAAGAACGAGTAAATCTCGTTTATGCCGTAAAGGTAAAAGTAAAAAATGATGGCAGACTAAAAATCGGAATGCCAGCAGAAATGTGGATTAAATATTAA
- a CDS encoding ABC transporter ATP-binding protein, with the protein MSIAVNNISKYYKKLKAVENITFNVNDGELFGLIGPDGAGKTTIFRILTTLLVANEGSAEVAGFDVVKQLKEIRNSIGYMPGKFSLYQDLTVEENLHFFATIFGTTIEENYDLIKDIYIQIEPFKDRRAGALSGGMKQKLALCCALIHAPKVLFLDEPTTGVDPVSRKEFWIMLKRLQQKGITILVSTPYMDEASLCDRIALIQKGKILKIETPENIINNYEKVIYDVQAKNTHGLIHDLKNYPNQYSVYAFGEFVHYIDKNATFNPNDLQTYLKNKNHTDIIIKPATITIEDVFMDL; encoded by the coding sequence ATGAGTATTGCTGTAAACAACATATCAAAATATTACAAAAAATTAAAAGCAGTCGAAAACATTACTTTTAATGTAAATGACGGAGAATTATTTGGTTTAATTGGACCTGATGGCGCAGGAAAAACAACTATTTTCAGAATACTTACTACGCTTTTAGTTGCCAATGAAGGAAGTGCTGAAGTAGCAGGTTTTGACGTAGTCAAACAACTCAAAGAAATCAGAAACTCTATTGGCTATATGCCAGGAAAATTCTCGCTATATCAAGATTTAACTGTTGAAGAAAATCTACATTTTTTTGCCACTATTTTCGGAACCACAATTGAGGAAAATTATGATTTAATTAAAGACATATACATTCAAATTGAACCATTCAAAGACAGAAGAGCAGGTGCTCTTTCGGGCGGAATGAAACAAAAATTAGCATTATGTTGTGCGTTAATTCATGCTCCAAAAGTATTATTTCTTGACGAACCAACTACAGGAGTTGATCCCGTTTCTCGAAAAGAATTTTGGATAATGCTAAAAAGATTGCAACAAAAAGGCATTACAATATTAGTTTCAACACCCTATATGGATGAAGCTTCTCTTTGCGATAGAATTGCATTAATTCAAAAAGGCAAAATTTTAAAAATAGAAACACCAGAAAATATCATTAACAACTACGAAAAAGTAATTTATGATGTACAAGCAAAAAACACACACGGATTGATTCACGATTTAAAAAATTATCCTAATCAATACAGTGTTTATGCTTTTGGTGAGTTTGTACATTACATAGATAAAAATGCAACTTTCAATCCAAACGATTTACAAACCTATTTGAAAAATAAAAATCATACGGATATAATTATTAAACCTGCTACAATAACCATTGAAGATGTTTTCATGGACTTATAA
- a CDS encoding ABC transporter ATP-binding protein: MEREKIISVKNLTKEFGHFTAVKGISFDVYKGEIFGFLGANGAGKTTAMKMLIGISNPTSGEANVAGFDVHSQADMVKKSIGYMSQKFSMYDDLTIKENITFFGGIYGLSRIQIKQKIAQLIEELELQEVANNLVGSLPLGWKQKLSFSVALLHEPKIVFLDEPTGGVDPITRRQFWEMIYTQAYKGTTIFVTTHYMDEAEYCDRVSIMVDGSIEALDTPKNLKQQFKVDSMNDVFLKLARNIE; the protein is encoded by the coding sequence ATGGAAAGAGAAAAAATAATATCTGTAAAAAATTTAACAAAAGAGTTTGGCCATTTTACTGCTGTAAAAGGCATTTCATTTGATGTTTATAAAGGAGAAATTTTTGGTTTTTTAGGAGCCAATGGAGCAGGGAAAACAACAGCTATGAAAATGTTGATTGGAATTTCAAATCCTACTTCAGGTGAAGCCAATGTTGCAGGTTTTGATGTTCACTCACAAGCCGATATGGTAAAAAAAAGTATTGGTTATATGAGCCAAAAGTTCTCAATGTATGATGATTTAACTATTAAAGAAAACATTACTTTTTTTGGTGGAATTTATGGATTATCAAGAATACAAATCAAACAAAAAATCGCACAATTAATAGAAGAATTAGAACTTCAAGAAGTAGCAAATAATTTAGTAGGTTCGTTACCATTGGGTTGGAAACAAAAATTGTCATTTTCAGTTGCATTACTGCACGAGCCAAAAATTGTTTTTCTCGATGAGCCAACAGGAGGCGTTGACCCAATAACCCGAAGACAATTTTGGGAAATGATTTATACACAAGCTTATAAAGGTACTACCATTTTTGTAACCACACATTACATGGATGAAGCAGAATATTGTGACCGTGTTTCTATTATGGTTGACGGCTCTATTGAAGCTTTAGACACCCCAAAAAATTTAAAACAACAATTCAAAGTAGATTCTATGAATGATGTTTTTTTAAAATTAGCAAGGAATATAGAATAA